From the Oceanivirga salmonicida genome, one window contains:
- a CDS encoding DNA-3-methyladenine glycosylase I, whose amino-acid sequence MENKKRCDWVKLNNLDYVKYHDNEWGVPKFDDDILFEMLILEGAQAGLSWETILKKRENYRRAFDNFDYKKIAKYDENKINELIQNEGIVRNKLKINSTIKNARVFMEIQKEFGSFSKYIWEFVGHKPIKNKFGKLSEVPVKTELSDLISKDLKKRGMSFVGSTIIYAYMQSIGMVNDHQVNCCFRK is encoded by the coding sequence ATGGAAAATAAAAAGCGTTGTGATTGGGTTAAATTAAATAATCTAGATTATGTTAAGTATCATGATAATGAATGGGGAGTCCCCAAATTTGATGATGATATATTATTTGAAATGCTAATATTAGAAGGGGCTCAGGCAGGTCTTTCTTGGGAAACTATTTTAAAAAAAAGAGAAAATTATAGACGAGCATTTGATAATTTTGATTATAAAAAGATAGCAAAATATGATGAAAATAAGATAAATGAACTTATACAAAATGAGGGTATAGTTAGAAATAAATTAAAGATAAATTCTACAATAAAAAATGCTAGAGTATTTATGGAAATTCAAAAAGAATTTGGTAGTTTTTCTAAATATATATGGGAATTTGTTGGTCATAAGCCAATAAAAAATAAGTTTGGAAAATTATCAGAAGTTCCAGTAAAAACAGAACTTTCAGACCTTATTTCAAAAGATTTGAAAAAAAGGGGAATGAGTTTCGTTGGTTCAACCATAATATATGCATATATGCAGTCTATTGGTATGGTAAATGACCATCAAGTGAATTGTTGTTTTAGAAAATAA
- a CDS encoding methylated-DNA--[protein]-cysteine S-methyltransferase yields MNEINVFYYKTKIGELIIGSYENKLCLLDFRWRRMRTTVDNRIKKELQAEFVEKETKLIIKTKKQIDEYLEGKRKKFNIPLLTVGTDFQKQVWTELINIPYGQTVSYLDLANKINNPKAVRAVAGANGANAISVIIPCHRVINSNGELGGYGGGLAVKKRLLKIEKENGK; encoded by the coding sequence ATGAATGAAATAAATGTTTTTTATTATAAAACAAAGATAGGAGAACTTATAATAGGTTCTTATGAAAATAAATTATGTCTTTTAGATTTTCGTTGGCGTAGAATGAGAACAACAGTTGATAATAGAATAAAAAAGGAATTACAAGCAGAATTTGTAGAAAAAGAGACTAAACTTATTATTAAAACGAAAAAACAAATTGATGAGTATTTAGAAGGAAAAAGAAAAAAATTTAATATTCCTTTATTAACAGTAGGGACAGATTTTCAAAAACAAGTATGGACAGAACTTATAAATATACCTTATGGTCAAACTGTTTCATATTTAGATTTAGCAAATAAGATTAATAATCCTAAGGCTGTTAGGGCTGTAGCAGGAGCAAATGGAGCAAATGCCATTTCTGTTATAATCCCTTGTCATAGAGTTATTAATTCAAATGGAGAACTAGGAGGCTATGGAGGAGGACTTGCTGTAAAGAAAAGACTTCTTAAAATAGAAAAAGAAAATGGAAAATAA
- a CDS encoding YaaA family protein, whose product MKIIISPSKTKDFSPKHKFNDNLFPEKTLELKKILDKLSNKELSKILKYTDIDKLDYSKKNMNAAIYTYNGLVFKNIDIATLDANLSNLYILSAYYGLLRAYDGISNYRLDMNNNIVKGSYKNMYDFWSNIYDYFINEDFVINLASKEYAKMINPINVINIEFWTLKNGKFKQLSTASKILRGKFARYILENNITKLDDIKKINIDNYKFSQSDSDNNNFIFKGE is encoded by the coding sequence ATGAAAATAATAATATCTCCAAGTAAAACTAAAGATTTTAGTCCCAAACATAAATTTAATGACAATCTTTTCCCAGAAAAAACTTTAGAACTAAAAAAAATATTAGATAAATTATCAAACAAAGAATTATCTAAAATATTAAAATATACAGATATAGATAAGCTTGATTATTCAAAGAAAAATATGAATGCAGCCATATACACATATAACGGGCTAGTTTTCAAAAACATAGACATAGCCACCTTAGATGCGAACTTATCCAATCTTTACATACTGTCAGCCTATTACGGGCTTCTAAGAGCATATGATGGTATAAGTAACTACCGTTTAGATATGAACAATAACATAGTTAAGGGAAGTTATAAGAATATGTATGATTTTTGGTCTAATATATATGACTATTTCATAAATGAAGATTTTGTTATAAACCTTGCTTCAAAAGAATATGCTAAAATGATAAATCCCATAAATGTTATTAATATAGAATTTTGGACTTTAAAAAACGGAAAATTTAAACAATTATCAACTGCCTCAAAAATATTAAGAGGTAAATTTGCTAGATATATTTTAGAAAATAATATTACAAAATTAGATGATATAAAAAAAATCAATATTGATAACTACAAGTTTAGTCAATCTGATTCTGATAATAATAATTTTATATTTAAAGGAGAATAA